In Rhodococcus qingshengii JCM 15477, the sequence AAGAACAACCCTTTACTCCCGCTCGACCGGTATCGACTGTCCGGACTCAGGGACCGCGGGCGCGTACCTGGGCCCGTTCCCTAGCGGTGGGTCGGGGTTACCACCGAACCACCGACGAAACCGTTGTTATAACTGTCCCAAAGATCCCACAAGGTCTGCAACCCTGTCAGTCAGGGCGATTTGGCAGCGGCGCAACCGAGACCGTGCACGTCGGGCCGGGCAGCTAGTCGTCATCTGCGTTGAGCACACAATCTCGACGCCCCTCTGTTCGGTCCAGGACGGTCGCCATCGAGAGCTCCGCTAGGCCTTCAGCAGGAGGTCTGCAATTTTCTCTGCGGTTTCCTTTGCGGATCCTGGGTTCTGGCCGGTGACGAGGTTTCCGTCGACGACTGCGTAGGACACGAAGGGCAGTTTCGCCTTTTCGTACAGTGCGCCACGCGCTTTGGCTTTTTCCTCGGCGTTGTAGGGTACGAGTTTGTCGACGCGGGCGAGTTTTTCCTCGCGCCAGGCGAATCCGGTGAGTTTGCGGCCGGCGATGAGGTAGCTGCCGTCGGACAGTGTGGTGTCGAGAAGTCCGCAGTAACCGTGACACACCGACGACACGATCCCGCCGCGTTCGAAGATTTCCCGGGTGATACGTTGCAGACCTTCGCTACCGGGAAAGTCGTACATGACTGCATGCCCGCCGGTGAAGAAGATCGCATCGTAGTCAGCGGAGTCGACCTGTTCGGGGCTGGCGGTGGAGTCGAGTAGCGCCATCCGAGCAGGGTCGGACCGCCATGCCTTTGCGCTCTTGTCGTAGTTCGGGAACTTGAGCGATCGCGGTTCCAAGGGCACCGCTCCGCCCTCGGGGCTGACTAAAGTCTGCTCGAAACCGTGGTCGTCGAAAACCTGCCAGGCATGGCTGAGCTCGGACAGCCACAACCCGGTCTTATGAGACGGATCGTCGTAGTGGCCGACGTTGGTGACTACGTTCAAGATTCGCTTGGTCATCGAACTCTTCTCTCGATCGCTTTGGTCAGTGGATCTCACCCTTGTACCGCCAGAATCGCAGCAAAAGCTGCTCGCACCCGATCTGCAGCCTCACCGGCCGTGGCCGTCGACATTTTGCCGTCGAGATGCAGACAAGCCAAACCGTGCGCCAATGCCCATGCCGCCGATGCCAACGCCTCGGAATCTGCATCAGGAAAGACAAGCGTCATCCCCATCTGCATCAGCAGATGAATCTCTCCAGCCGCTTGCACGCGCTCGTCGTTACCCGTGTCGCACTCGTTGCCGAACATCAACCGGAAGAGCGCCGGTCGCCGCAGCGCGAACTCGACGTAGGCGACTGCGAATTCGGCAAGATCTGCCGACGTTGACGGTAGCTCGCGGCCGTCTGTCAGGTCCGCCTTCAGATCGCGCAATCCTTGCGCGGCGAGAGCAGATTCGAGTGCTTCACGATCAGCGAAATGTCGGTACGGCGCAGTCGCCGACACACCGACCTCGCGCGCGATCGCGCGCATCGAAAACGGCTCACCTGCCTCGAGCATGCGCATCGCCGACGCCAGCAGCGAGGCCTTCAGATCACCGTGATGGTAGCCACCCTTGACAGATGTTGACACCGTTAACTTTCCTTTCTACGCTCATGTGAGCAATGTAAACATACCTCATTCAGGAGCGCCGATGCCATTCACCGACCCTGCACCCGACAAGTTGGAGACTGACAGCACAGTCTCTCCGGCCTTCGCCCCATTCACTCTTCCCAGTGGGGCGACACTCCCCAACCGGATGGTCAAGGCAGCCATGGAGGAGAACATGGCCGTCGCTGGACAGCTCCCCGGCAAAGAGCTGGTCGAGCTGTACCACCGCTGGAGCCGAGGAGGGGTGGGAACGATCATCACCGGCAACGTCATGGTTCACGCGGAGGCGCTGACCGGGCCGGCCGGCGTCGTTCTCGACGCACAATCCCCAATCGGGCCGTTCCGCGAATGGGCGAATGCCGCAAAGGGCGGAGGTGCGAAAGTGTGGATGCAGATCAATCACCCCGGTCGGCAGATTCAAGCCGACATGCCCGGTGTCGCATGGTCTCCGTCCGCCACTCGCGTCGAACTCGGCAAGAACAGCAAGCGATTTGCGCATCCCCAGGCCATGACCGCCCTCCAGATCAACGACACCGTCAACCGTTTCGCAACAACAGCACGTCGCGCAGAGGAAGCTGGTTTCGACGGCGTGGAAATCCATGCCGCACACGGCTATCTACTCTCGCAGTTTCTCTCTCCGTTGGTCAATCAGCGCACCGACGAATGGGGCGGCACCCTAGAGAACCGAGCGCGATTGCTCCTCGACATCGTCCGCACAGTGCGCAGGGTTGTCGACCCGACGTTCACGGTTGCCGTCAAACTCAATTCCGCGGATTTCCAGCGCGGAGGATTCGACTCCGACGACGCAGCGCAAGTGATCGCCATGCTCGCACCACTCGGTGTCGACGTCGTCGAACTGTCCGGAGGGAGCTACGAAGCACCGGCCATGACCGGCCAAGGCCCGGACGATCGCACCCTCGCTCGGGAGGCCTACTTTCTGACTCTTGCAGAGGAACTGGCCGAGGCCAGCCCGGTGCCGTTGATGTTGACCGGCGGTGTGGTTCGGCGACCTGTTGCCGAGCAGGTCCTGGCGAGCGGTGTGGATTTGGTCGGCATGGGCAGTGCGTTGGCGATCGATCCCGATCTGCCGAATCGGTGGCGCCTCGATGCCGCAGCCTCCGTCGAATTAGCCCCGGTGACCATCAAGGACAAGGCCATGGCGTCGGCGGCGAGCATGGCTCGCGTGCGACAGCAGCTTCGACGATTAGGCCGAGGCAAGTCCACGCGGCCGACGGCCAGCCCTGTGGTCGCACTATTGAAAGAGCAGCTGCTGCAGCGCCGCGCGCTCCGGCGGTATCGCCGCTGGTTACAGCACCGCACCCCCTCGATCGGGTAATGCGGACAGTTTCCCGTCATTTCGGCGGCGAACCCAGACAGTGTTGACAGTGCTTACATTCACCCTTAGCCTGATGTAAGCAATGCAAACATTGAATGGTCGACAGAACGAACGGAAGCATGAAAATGACGAACACAGCGACAACCGTCAAGGTCGATCTGGGCGGCCGGACCGTCGAAATTCCGAAGGACGGCCTGTTCGACCGCTACCGGATGGATGTGCCGCTCGACAAGGTCGCCGCCGACCCGCGGGTCCCGAGTGTCGACTTCTTCCGCACGCTTCCGAAAACGCAGGTCCAATCGCCGATCGGCACGACAAGGACGCCGAACTTCTACTACGCGATGTCCTCCGCGCGTTTGACCATGGTGGCCCCGAGCAGGGCGATCCGTAAGCGGATCCCAGAGGAGCTGGCGCCGCTGGAAATCGCACCCGGGTTCGGGCTGGTGTCAGTGATGGCGTTCCGCTACGACGTGTGCGACATCGATTTCTACACCGAGGCGGCTGTGGGTGTGGCGGTTCGCCCGGCGCGCCACGGCGGACTTACCACGGCCGCTGCCGATCTGGTTGCCGCCCTCGGTGACGATCACCTGCACTCCTATGTGCTCTCACTTCCGGTCAACACCGACATCGCCCAGGTGCGCGGCCATGACGGGTACGGGTTCCCCAAGTGGGTCACCGATCTCGATGTCGGCATCGACCACGCACGCACCACGGCCCGCATCGCCAACGCGGACGGCGGCGCCGACATCGCCTTCTCCGCCCCCACCCCGGAGCAGAAGACGTTCGAAACGGGCACGAACGTCTCCACCCTCACCTCGTACACGAAGCGAGACGGATCCTGGCACTCGACCCTCAACCAAACCAACGTCCTCGCCAGCGGAACGTCGTTCTTTCCTCGCGGATTCGATCTGACTCTCGGCGAGGGCAGGATGTCCGACGACCTACGCGCACTCCGGCCCATCCGCACGATCAGATTCGATGCCACCACCTCGGCTCAGGCCGCTCTGCACATGCCGGTCCCGGTCTCGGTTCGCTGACACCTCGTATCGACCGAACATCTCAGGAGTACACCGACATGACCACAACGACCGACACCTCCACAGATCCCCGCGCGGCGCTGCCTGCCACACTGACCACAGGATTACTCGAACGGCTGACAGAACGAGTTACGGCCTCGCCCGACGCTCCCCGCTCGATCACCACTGCCCCGTACACCGGTTCACCACTCGCAGACTTCCCGGTCTCGGCCCCGGCTGACGTCGACGAAGCATTCGTTCGTGCCCGCCGCGCCCAGGCGAGATGGGCAGCGACTTCCGTAGCGGAGCGTGCCAGCGTGTTACTGCGTTTCCATGATCTGGTCCTGAAGAATCAGAACACCGGGCTCGACCTGATGCAGGCTGAGAACGGCAAGACCCGTCGCGATGCGTACCTCGAGATCGCCGACGCTGCCATCGCCGCCCGCTACTACGGCCGCACCGGACCGAAAGTTCTTGAACCCGAACGTCGCCGGGGGGCTCTGCCCTTCCTCACCCGCACGTCCGAGCTGCACCACCCGAAAGGGGTGGTGGCGATCATCTCGCCATGGAACTATCCACTGTCGATGGCGGCGACGGACGCCATCGCCGCACTGATGGCCGGAAATGCTGTGGTGCAGAAGCCCGACACCCAGACCGCGCTGACCGCCTTGTGGGCCATGGACCTGATGTACCAAGCGGGCCTACCGGCCGATGTGTGGCAGATGGTGATCGGCCGAGGCAGTTCGATCGGGGACCCACTCTTGGCGAACGCGGACTACATCATGTTCACAGGGTCCACGGCGACCGGTCGAGACATCGCCCGCGGCGCGGGCCAGCGGCTGATCGGGGCGTCACTCGAACTGGGCGGCAAGAACGCGATGCTCGTCCTCGACGACGCAGATCTCGATCGGGCAGCCGAAGGGGCCGTGCGCGCTGCGTTCCCGTCGGCAGGACAATTGTGCGTCTCGGTGGAGCGCCTGTATGTCGCCGAGTCCGTACACGACGAGTTCGTTGCCAAGTTCGTTCAGCGAACCTCTGCCTTGACCATCGGAGCCTCCTACGACTACGGGGTCGACGTCGGGAGCCTCACCACCGACAAACAACTGAAGACAGTGTCGGCTCATGTAGACGACGCCGTCGCGAAGGGCGCACGCCTTCTGGCCGGAGGGAAGCCACGTCCGGACCTGGGGCCGCTGTTCTACGAGCCGACCATCCTCGCCGACGTCACACCAGAGATGACGTTGCACACGGACGAGACGTTCGGTCCGGTCGTCTCGATCTACGCCGTCGCCGATGACGACGAGGCAGTTGCACGGGCAAACGACACCGTCTACGGACTCAACAGCAGCGTGTGGGGTCGCGACGCCACCCGCGCCCGCTCAGTCGCTGCCCGATTGCGTTCGGGGACCGTGAACATCAACGACGCCTTCGCCGCGGCATGGGGCAGCATCGACTCGCCGATGGGCGGAATGGGCGATTCCGGCCTCGGGCGTCGGCACGGTATCGACGGCATCCTCAAATACACCGAAGCCCAAACCATCGCCCACCAGTCGCGATTCGGTTTCTACCCACCAGCGGCAATCCCCTGGAACGCATGGGCACCCGTGGTGAACGCCGCGCTACGCATCTGGAAAACCATCGGCGCACGCTGACAAACACCGCCTGCCAACCGATTTCGACCACCACCACAGGAGAGGCAAGATGAGCACCGTCACCCCCACCATGCGAGCGATCGTCGTCGACGATAAGAAGAACCTCGCCGTAGAGGAAGTACCGACCCCAACGCCCGCACCTGGCGAGGTCCTGATTCGCGTTGCCGCCGCCGGTATCAACCGCGGTGACGTGATGCAGCGGCAGGGACTCTATCCGCCACCGCAGGGTATCAGCGACATCATGGGTCTCGAAATCTCCGGCACCGTCGTCGCCCTTGGTCCCGGCGTCGACGGTCCGGCACTGGGCCACGAAGTGTGTGCCCTGATCGCCGGAGGCGGGTACGCAGAATACGCAGTAGTCCCCGCATCTCAGTTACTACCTGTACCCGCAGGCGTGACTCTGATCGATTCCGCTGCTCTGCCCGAGGTGGCGAGCACCGTCTGGTCCACGATCGTCACCGACGCAGGCCTGCAAGCCGGCGATCTGCTTCTCGTCCACGGCGGCGGCAGCGGAATCGGAACCCATGCCATTCAGGTGGCCAAGGCGCTGGGGGCGCGCGTCGCGGTCACCGTCGGATCAGAGGCCAAGGCGCAGCGCTGCCGAGACCTCGGTGCCGACATCGTGCTCAACTACCGAGATCAGGACTTCGCAGCCGAACTGGCGGGCCAGGTAGACGTCATCCTCGACATCATGGGTGGGAGCTACCTCAGCCGCAACATCGACGCCCTCGCTGTCGGAGGTCGGCTGGTGATCATCGGCATGCAGGGAGGCTTCACCGGTGAGGCGAACGTCGGTGCACTCATCGGTAAACGTGCGCGAATCATCGGCCTCAACGTGCGCAACCGCCCGCTGACTGGCCCCGGCTCGAAGGCGGAGATCGTTGCGGCCGTCGCCACTGACGAGTGGCCGTTGATCGAACAAGGGCTTATTCGACCGATCATTTCGGCAAAGCTACCCCTGGCCGATGCAGACGAGGGGCAGGCGTTGCTCGAATCGAAAGACTCGGTGGGAAAAGTCCTTCTCCTGCCGCAGAGTTCGTGACAGATCTCAACCGACTGGAGCGAATGACCCCTCACAGGGCACCCACCGCGCACGCACACAGAATCACCCTCACCACCTTCATGAAGGGATGAGAAATGTCGAACACCGACACCGTCAAAGACCTCGGCGCCAAGCTGATGAACGGTGCGCACAAAATCGTGCTCACCGTCAGTGGAGGGCGACTGCTGTCCAAACCCTTCGGAATGCCGGTCGTCGAGCTGCACACGATCGGACGCTCGTCAGGACTCCCGCGGTCGTGTTACCTGACAACCCCTGTCCGAGAAAAGGACTGGATCGTGCTCGTCGCGTCGAAAGGCGGCGACGACCGCGATCCGGACTGGTATAAAAACCTCCAGGCCCACCCCGACGCCGAACTCGTCATGGACGGAGAACGCTTCGCGGTACACACACGCACCGCGTCCGCAGAAGAACGAGCCGCACTGTGGACCAAAGTCGTTGCTGCCTATAAAGGCTACGCCGACTACCAACGACGAACACAGCGCGAAATACCACTGGTGATCTGCCAACTGTGAGAAACGAACACCACGCAGCACAAGACGAAGGCCCACCTCGTCCGTTGTGCACTCCGATTCGTCACCGCTTGCACAGCTCGAGCGCTCCCCTTGTCCTGATCGCGCCCGCGATGGCAATAGGGTCGCACTTCTACGAACCGCTGGTCGCAGAGTTCGCACGGCACGGGTGGGAGGCCCATGCTATTCGACGACGAGGATCCGAACGCGGCGAGCCCCGCGCCGACCGCAGACACGATTGGTCCTACCAGGACGAAATCGACGACATCGAGGACGCAATTACCTGTGCGCGGAGGGATCATCCCGAGCAGCCAATCCTGTTGCTCGGGCACAGTCTCGGCGGTCAACTCGTCGCCGGACACCAACTGAACCACCCGGCGGTCGAGGCAATGGTCACCGTAGCTGCTGCGCTCCCCCACCATCGAACCTACCGATTCTGCGGGCTACACGTCTTGCTCATGGGCGCAGTAGCCGTCCCGCTGCTCACCACACTGTTCGGCTACGTACCGACACCGGCTTTCGGCGGCCCCGGCGCTCGCACGTTGATGCGGCAATGGGCCCGCACGGTCATCACAGGCAACCCACCGTACAAAGCCGATCGGCCGATCGCGACGCCCGCTCTCGTCATCAGTTTCGCATCGGACGCCATGGCCCCACCACGATCGGTGGACATCTTCGCGGAGAAACTGTTCGAAACACGCGCGGTGACACGATGGCAGTACGAGCACGACGACGTCTTGCCCGGTGCGAGCAACGATCACGTCAGATGGGTCCGGGCAAGTTCACAGGTGGTCGCACGCATCGTTGCCTGGTGGGAGAAGCCATGACGGTCGCCTCCGACACGCGCGAACATCGATCCATTGACGACCCGACAGGCAATATGTTTAGGTCATGTGAGAGGTGCACACATTCAACCGAACGTCGATCGCTCGTCGGCAGTGCGGGGTCGAAGTAGCGACTACTACCCGATGCAACTGGAGCACGAAACTACTTGCTATGCAGCGGGTTTGCGTACTTCTGCCAGGTACCCTCCCTTCGAATGTACCGGCACTTCTTGACCGAGTTTTCGAAAGACCAACCATCGCCTGCTTCGTCCCATCGTTCCCCCACCCGAGAGGCCAGCTGACATGTCCGAACTACCACCACCGCTCACTCCGTACCTCGAACCGGCAGCGAAGGAGCTGTGCGAGGCCACCGACCCCCACCCCCGAATCTACGAAGTGCCACCCGAAGAAGGACGAAAGATACTGCGGGACCTACAAAGTGGCGACGGCGTCGCACGACCCGACGTCGACGAAGAGTGGGTGGACGTCGATGCAGGCCAATGGGGAACGGTCCGCACTCGCATCATTCGACCGAAAGGCGCTACCGGACCACTGCCGGTGGTGTTCTACATCCACGGCGCCGGATGGGTTTTCGGAGACGACAAGACACACGATCGACTGTTTCGCGAACTCGCGGTAGGCGCCGACGCTGCCGGAGTATTTCCCGTCTACGACCGCGCGCCCGAAGCCCAGTACCCGACCCAAGTCGAACAGAACTACGCGGTTGGGCAGTGGATACTCGAGCACGGAGCCGAGCACGGCCTGGACACTACCCGCATCGCGGTGACCGGGGAGTCCGTCGGCGGATGCATGTCTGCGGTCTTTGCACTCATGAACAAAGAACGTGGAGGTATCGACCTCAAGGCACAGGTGTTGCTCTACCCAGTCACCAACGCGGACTTCGATACTCCGTCCTACCTGCAGTTCGCCGAAGGCTACTACCTCACCCGCGACGGCATGAAATGGTTCTGGGACGCCTACACCTCCGACCCCGCGAAGCGCGCAGAAGTGCACGCCTCGCCGCTACAGGCTTCCCTCGAGGACCTCGCCGGACTCCCGACCACGTTGGTCATCACCGACGAAGCCGATGTCCTTCGGGACGAAGGAGAGCAGTACGCGAATAAGCTCCGAGAGGCAGGTGTCGACGTGACATCGGTGCGCGTGGCCGGAATGGTTCACGATTTCCTATTGCTCGACAGCCTCCGAAACACCCGCGCTGCCAATGTTGCACGGACCCTCGCCGTGGACGCACTCCGTGCCGCACTGCACGGCAGCTGACACAAGTCCGAGCCACGACAGGTAGGCGACAGCGGCGGCACGGAATTAGATCAGTTTCCAAGAGAAACCAACCCCCACCTGTACGGATGAGGTGCCAACTGCACTGCACACCGCGCTAATAGATGTTGCTGCCAAGCCGGCATCAGGGGCGGACGACAGGCACTTATCGTCTCGAACAGACCGTGGCCGGATCCTTTACGCGGGTTGTCTCGCGGGTGGTGCGGCGGAGCACGCGCTCTCCCCATCGAATGAGCGAGGGGATGGACAACGGCGAGCGGGAGACGAGGCATCCTGGGGGATGCCGAACGCGGCCAACGCTTTCGCTACGATTGCCCCAAGCGCAGCGTCATCTCGGCGTGAGGTCGAATGCGGTGGGCCACCGATACTGCTCGCCCGTCTCCCCAGACGTGGGCGCGCACGGCCCATCAGGTCGGACACCTAACCCCAACCTGATGGGCCACCTAGCTCCAAGTCGCGAGATCGGCCGCCGGTGACCGGGTCATCCGTTGTCAGTCGGGCCTGTCCGCGCTGTCAACTTCGGCGGCGTCCCCGCTCCATCCCTTGGGGGCCGGCGCCGGAGTACGGTCGCCCACACCGACACGACGAGCAGAACCACCGCCAACACCACCAGACCGACCACACTGACCCTGGTCGCTATGCGCTCGTAGGTCGCTCCGGCCACCGCCCCGACCGACATCCACGTGCACACCCACAGCACCGCTGACGGAACCTGCGCGAGGGCAAACCTTCGATAGCTCATCCCAGCCGATCCCACCAATCGTGGTGTCACGGTGCGGACGCCGGCGAACCACTGACACAACACGATCGCCAAGGCACCCCTCCGCTTCACCAGGGCCAGCGCCCGTAGTTCGATCGACCGTGACCAGGAGCTGGATCGGCTGAAATGTTTGTCCACAACAGATTTGAGACTGCGACGAATGTTTCCGGATGTTCGAGTGCTGCGGGCGTATCGACCTTTGGCGTAGGCAAGGTGGCCTCCGCCGATCTCGCAGACAATCGCCACGACACAAGCTGCGACCGGGTGAACGGTGCCCGAACTGCCGAGATAGCCGAGCGCTAGGACCGCGGTCACGCCGGGAAGGACGACGCCGATCAGAGTGCCCACTTCCGCCGTGATCAGGACTGAACTGATCACCAACAGCCAGACCGGAGGTAGGCCGGTCAGAAAGTCAGAGGGAAATCGCACGAGACATCGACTGCCCGCATCGGTACACCACCGCGGGCGGCGCATTACGCCACACCACTGGGCTTCGCACGACCTCAGTGAACTTCCCGCGCAACGCAATTCGAAAATCCCGGGCTCTCGGCAGCCAATGGGCGTGGGGATAGGCCAGAACACTCACGTGTCCGTCACGGATCAGGACCTCCGCGATCTGACCGAGAATCGCGCACTGTCTTTCTCCATCGATGAGCGACCACGGGAGGGCGCAGACGATCGCGTCGACGCGATCCACTCCGACGGCGTCCAACAGTCCGGTCAGATCGCAAGCGTCGCCCCAGATCGTCTCGACGCGCGGCCTCGTGCGCCGCAGATGCGCCGCCAAATCGCCGTCAACCTCCACCGCAATATGACGACCACCTGTGGGCAACCGCGCGGAGATGGCATCGGAGACCGATCCGGTACCGGGGCCCAACTCCACGACCACCGGCGCACCCTCGTTCGGTACCACCGCTGCCAGTTCCGCCGCGACCGGCACCGAACTGGGTGCGATCGCGCCGATGGTAAACGGCTTCCGGAGAACGGCTTTCGCGAATTGCCAATTGTTGTTCTGGTTCGATGTCATCGCGTCAACGATCCTCAGAACAATGCGCTCCCACATCGTCCCTCGGGGCTGAATTTCACTAGA encodes:
- a CDS encoding TetR/AcrR family transcriptional regulator — its product is MSTSVKGGYHHGDLKASLLASAMRMLEAGEPFSMRAIAREVGVSATAPYRHFADREALESALAAQGLRDLKADLTDGRELPSTSADLAEFAVAYVEFALRRPALFRLMFGNECDTGNDERVQAAGEIHLLMQMGMTLVFPDADSEALASAAWALAHGLACLHLDGKMSTATAGEAADRVRAAFAAILAVQG
- a CDS encoding alpha/beta fold hydrolase, coding for MHSSSAPLVLIAPAMAIGSHFYEPLVAEFARHGWEAHAIRRRGSERGEPRADRRHDWSYQDEIDDIEDAITCARRDHPEQPILLLGHSLGGQLVAGHQLNHPAVEAMVTVAAALPHHRTYRFCGLHVLLMGAVAVPLLTTLFGYVPTPAFGGPGARTLMRQWARTVITGNPPYKADRPIATPALVISFASDAMAPPRSVDIFAEKLFETRAVTRWQYEHDDVLPGASNDHVRWVRASSQVVARIVAWWEKP
- a CDS encoding NAD(P)H-quinone oxidoreductase, with the translated sequence MRAIVVDDKKNLAVEEVPTPTPAPGEVLIRVAAAGINRGDVMQRQGLYPPPQGISDIMGLEISGTVVALGPGVDGPALGHEVCALIAGGGYAEYAVVPASQLLPVPAGVTLIDSAALPEVASTVWSTIVTDAGLQAGDLLLVHGGGSGIGTHAIQVAKALGARVAVTVGSEAKAQRCRDLGADIVLNYRDQDFAAELAGQVDVILDIMGGSYLSRNIDALAVGGRLVIIGMQGGFTGEANVGALIGKRARIIGLNVRNRPLTGPGSKAEIVAAVATDEWPLIEQGLIRPIISAKLPLADADEGQALLESKDSVGKVLLLPQSS
- a CDS encoding acetoacetate decarboxylase family protein → MTNTATTVKVDLGGRTVEIPKDGLFDRYRMDVPLDKVAADPRVPSVDFFRTLPKTQVQSPIGTTRTPNFYYAMSSARLTMVAPSRAIRKRIPEELAPLEIAPGFGLVSVMAFRYDVCDIDFYTEAAVGVAVRPARHGGLTTAAADLVAALGDDHLHSYVLSLPVNTDIAQVRGHDGYGFPKWVTDLDVGIDHARTTARIANADGGADIAFSAPTPEQKTFETGTNVSTLTSYTKRDGSWHSTLNQTNVLASGTSFFPRGFDLTLGEGRMSDDLRALRPIRTIRFDATTSAQAALHMPVPVSVR
- a CDS encoding alpha/beta hydrolase — encoded protein: MSELPPPLTPYLEPAAKELCEATDPHPRIYEVPPEEGRKILRDLQSGDGVARPDVDEEWVDVDAGQWGTVRTRIIRPKGATGPLPVVFYIHGAGWVFGDDKTHDRLFRELAVGADAAGVFPVYDRAPEAQYPTQVEQNYAVGQWILEHGAEHGLDTTRIAVTGESVGGCMSAVFALMNKERGGIDLKAQVLLYPVTNADFDTPSYLQFAEGYYLTRDGMKWFWDAYTSDPAKRAEVHASPLQASLEDLAGLPTTLVITDEADVLRDEGEQYANKLREAGVDVTSVRVAGMVHDFLLLDSLRNTRAANVARTLAVDALRAALHGS
- a CDS encoding nitroreductase/quinone reductase family protein; the protein is MSNTDTVKDLGAKLMNGAHKIVLTVSGGRLLSKPFGMPVVELHTIGRSSGLPRSCYLTTPVREKDWIVLVASKGGDDRDPDWYKNLQAHPDAELVMDGERFAVHTRTASAEERAALWTKVVAAYKGYADYQRRTQREIPLVICQL
- a CDS encoding succinic semialdehyde dehydrogenase, translated to MTTTTDTSTDPRAALPATLTTGLLERLTERVTASPDAPRSITTAPYTGSPLADFPVSAPADVDEAFVRARRAQARWAATSVAERASVLLRFHDLVLKNQNTGLDLMQAENGKTRRDAYLEIADAAIAARYYGRTGPKVLEPERRRGALPFLTRTSELHHPKGVVAIISPWNYPLSMAATDAIAALMAGNAVVQKPDTQTALTALWAMDLMYQAGLPADVWQMVIGRGSSIGDPLLANADYIMFTGSTATGRDIARGAGQRLIGASLELGGKNAMLVLDDADLDRAAEGAVRAAFPSAGQLCVSVERLYVAESVHDEFVAKFVQRTSALTIGASYDYGVDVGSLTTDKQLKTVSAHVDDAVAKGARLLAGGKPRPDLGPLFYEPTILADVTPEMTLHTDETFGPVVSIYAVADDDEAVARANDTVYGLNSSVWGRDATRARSVAARLRSGTVNINDAFAAAWGSIDSPMGGMGDSGLGRRHGIDGILKYTEAQTIAHQSRFGFYPPAAIPWNAWAPVVNAALRIWKTIGAR
- a CDS encoding DedA family protein gives rise to the protein MRFPSDFLTGLPPVWLLVISSVLITAEVGTLIGVVLPGVTAVLALGYLGSSGTVHPVAACVVAIVCEIGGGHLAYAKGRYARSTRTSGNIRRSLKSVVDKHFSRSSSWSRSIELRALALVKRRGALAIVLCQWFAGVRTVTPRLVGSAGMSYRRFALAQVPSAVLWVCTWMSVGAVAGATYERIATRVSVVGLVVLAVVLLVVSVWATVLRRRPPRDGAGTPPKLTARTGPTDNG
- a CDS encoding type 1 glutamine amidotransferase domain-containing protein, coding for MTKRILNVVTNVGHYDDPSHKTGLWLSELSHAWQVFDDHGFEQTLVSPEGGAVPLEPRSLKFPNYDKSAKAWRSDPARMALLDSTASPEQVDSADYDAIFFTGGHAVMYDFPGSEGLQRITREIFERGGIVSSVCHGYCGLLDTTLSDGSYLIAGRKLTGFAWREEKLARVDKLVPYNAEEKAKARGALYEKAKLPFVSYAVVDGNLVTGQNPGSAKETAEKIADLLLKA
- a CDS encoding class I SAM-dependent methyltransferase, with translation MTSNQNNNWQFAKAVLRKPFTIGAIAPSSVPVAAELAAVVPNEGAPVVVELGPGTGSVSDAISARLPTGGRHIAVEVDGDLAAHLRRTRPRVETIWGDACDLTGLLDAVGVDRVDAIVCALPWSLIDGERQCAILGQIAEVLIRDGHVSVLAYPHAHWLPRARDFRIALRGKFTEVVRSPVVWRNAPPAVVYRCGQSMSRAISL
- a CDS encoding NADH:flavin oxidoreductase/NADH oxidase family protein, which produces MPFTDPAPDKLETDSTVSPAFAPFTLPSGATLPNRMVKAAMEENMAVAGQLPGKELVELYHRWSRGGVGTIITGNVMVHAEALTGPAGVVLDAQSPIGPFREWANAAKGGGAKVWMQINHPGRQIQADMPGVAWSPSATRVELGKNSKRFAHPQAMTALQINDTVNRFATTARRAEEAGFDGVEIHAAHGYLLSQFLSPLVNQRTDEWGGTLENRARLLLDIVRTVRRVVDPTFTVAVKLNSADFQRGGFDSDDAAQVIAMLAPLGVDVVELSGGSYEAPAMTGQGPDDRTLAREAYFLTLAEELAEASPVPLMLTGGVVRRPVAEQVLASGVDLVGMGSALAIDPDLPNRWRLDAAASVELAPVTIKDKAMASAASMARVRQQLRRLGRGKSTRPTASPVVALLKEQLLQRRALRRYRRWLQHRTPSIG